From a single Micromonas commoda chromosome 5, complete sequence genomic region:
- a CDS encoding hypothetical protein (expressed; predicted protein) yields MQDQSRTVRKTENRTVRADHAQAWSLKNVLSCISLFWARKEARRVAEHRPGDSSRKLPYVSRISENSSVLRHSARRAIDTALRDPEHRLQTSVASDRGAPSARKKNSSEHVRAAVGHCRAPRVMLAVATNPAPIKTVRWASRCEALCVDTGAKITEELCDSPSRIRTEATQQLREARALAHQQAATSLCERALRAAELAEEHGKLKDAEMILAAIVTQLRRRLAAPEIASWLDRQRLRLASIDAEIRDKTEEHRRLQRRLMSSVSANGGQRMLETPVLIRTKSLEELQADEDELGVPEAEGAEGEGAPSRAPGTPEPVGRQLLPPRRRVENDENAAPGEDETHAACDVVASASLERDRDSSDAGGAHGRADLRDGEGAVPAADVAPEEAPSEVDPGADRASSSSSPLAPNEVALMARACFAQSRVHTLRGRREEAETAREAGATYARMCTHVFGDTDEADCIRSGSPVGGREREGERGGGGGKRPREEDEEEEADATTTGKSAKKESLGRVDAAPREGVFA; encoded by the coding sequence TTCGGGCAGATCACGCACAGGCCTGGAGCCTCAAAAACGTGCTGAGCTGTATTTCACTTTTTTGGGCGCGAAAGGAAGCGCGTCGGGTTGCCGAGCACCGTCCGGGCGACTCCTCGCGCAAGCTGCCTTACGTTTCGAGGATCTCGGAGAACTCGTCCGTTCTGCGCCACTCGGCCAGGCGCGCGATCGATACCGCCCTGCGCGATCCGGAACATCGACTCCAAACCTCCGTCGCGTCAGATCGGGGTGCACCGTCAGCCCGGAAAAAAAACTCTTCCGAgcacgtgcgcgccgccgtcggccactgccgcgcgcctcgcgtcatgctcgccgtcgcgacgaatCCCGCGCCGATCAAGACCGTCCGATGGGCGTCCCGCTGCGAGGCCCTCTGCGTCGACACCGGCGCGAAAATCACCGAGGAGCTCTGCGACTCCCCCTCCAGGATCAGGACCGAAGCGACGCAGCAGCTCCGCGAAGCGAGGGCCTTGGCGCATCAGCAGGCGGCCACGAGCCTGTGCGAACGCGCACTTcgagccgccgagctcgcggaggagcacgGTAAGCTGAAGGACGCCGAGATGATACTCGCCGCCATCGTGACGCAGCTCCGCCGTCGACTGGCGGCTCCCGAGATCGCGTCCTGGCTGGATCGCCAGCGCCTTCGACTCGCTTCGATTGACGCCGAGATTCGCGACAAGACGGAGGAGCACAGGCGTTTGCAGCGGAGGCTGATGTCGTCCGTCAGCGCGAACGGCGGTCAACGGATGCTCGAGACGCCCGTGCTGATCCGAACCAagtcgctcgaggagctgcaggcggacgaggacgagctggGCGTTCCCGAGGCAGAGGGCGcagagggcgagggcgccccgTCGAGGGCACCGGGCACCCCAGAGCCCGTCGGCCGCCAATTGTTAcccccgaggcggcgggtggaaaacgacgagaacgcggcTCCGGGCGAAGACGAGACCCACGCGGcgtgcgacgtcgtcgcgtccgcgtctcTGGAAAGGGATCGcgactcgagcgacgcgggcggcgctcACGGACGCGCAGATCTGAgagacggcgaaggcgccgtccccgccgccgacgtcgcccccgaaGAGGCGCCATCCGAGgtcgaccccggcgcggaccgcgcgtcgtcgtcgtcgtcgccgctcgcgccgaacgaGGTGGCGCTGATGGCCCGCGCGTGTTTCGCTCAGAGCAGGGTGCACACGCTGAGGGGAcggagggaggaggcggagacggcgcgcgaggcgggggcgacgtACGCGAGGATGTGCACACACGTTTTTGGCGACACCGACGAAGCGGATTGCATCAGATCGGGGTCCCCGGTGGgggggcgcgaacgcgagggggagcgcggcggcggcggcgggaagagACCGAGggaggaagacgaggaggaggaagcggacgcgacgacgacgggaaaGTCCGCGAAGAAAGAGTCGCTCGGgagggtcgacgccgccccccgcgagggcgtcttTGCGTGA
- a CDS encoding predicted protein, giving the protein MTHDNEFLEGLVKSGMMILLSEIGDKTFFIAAIMAMRHSRLTVFSGAIGALGVMTALSAAMGWAAPNLISKEITHYLAVGLFFFFGGRSLYESVVAWDGGGDELAEVEAELADEDEKKKKGKKGKKDASSFLLSPVLVETFVITFLAEWGDRSQIATIGLAASSDPVGVTIGGIAGHAVCTGAAVIGGRHMAEHISERAVAIAGGVLFCLFGAHSLVTGLEE; this is encoded by the exons ATGACCCACGACAACGAGTTCCTCGAGGGCCTGGTGAAGAGCGGGATGATGATCCTGCTCAGCGAGATTGGCGACAAGACCttcttcatcgccgccatcatGGCCATGCGCCACTCGCGCCTCACG GTCTTCAGCGGCGCCATCGGAGCCCTCGGAGTGATgaccgcgctctccgcggcgatgggatGGGCCGCCCCGAACCTG ATATCCAAGGAGATCACCCActacctcgccgtcggcctcttcttcttcttcggcggcCGGTCGCTGTACgagtccgtcgtcgcgtgggacggcggcggcgacgaactcgccgaggttgaagccgagctcgcggacgaggacgagaagaagaagaagggcaagaagggcaagaaggACGCGAGCTCGTTTCTCCTATCGCCGGTGCTCGTCGAGACGTTCGTGATCACGTTCCTCGCGGAGTGGGGCGATCGGTCGCAGATTGCGACGATCGGGCTCGCGGCTTCGAGCGACCCGGTTGGCGTGACCATCGGCGGGATCGCGGGACACGCGGTGTGCACCGGCGCGGCCGTGATTGGCGGCCGGCACATGGCCGAGCACATCTCCGAGAGGGCGgtggccatcgcgggcggcgtgctGTTCTGCCTTTTCGGGGCGCACTCGCTCGTGACGGGGTTGGAGGAGTGA
- a CDS encoding major facilitator superfamily, protein MGEDEGAGLVGDGKGGGDDFKTCYPNKWYRRYVLFLLFLIATLQTTDRNIPAILLPKISPEFNMTDADAGMLNGAAFVLIYALATIPLARIADMCGRKYLLAGSLIVWSALTSLSGLSQNTTQLCFLRVGIGLGEAGCTPAAQSLIAVMYGPGERASAMAMQQLGLAVGTAAANFIGGMLIDSLGWRGVFGVLGIPGLVLAALIVATLEDPPVEQSMGRYQSVPGSPGGESPGGSKANKPSAAAAAATLTSGAFWAEMWRGVKDTFEHLRRRATFIHLSIGVMIQVGVGLSIMAFLPIFLVRSHEMTIKSAGLSMSMVGGVFGAIGIVTGGIVGDWLVQASGDQRWMLWFILICNVIAAPLMVVAVLVKSRTDSIYLSAVVVALFMVMVGPPGAIVQSLVPNHMRATAAGFFGVLANLVGGSVGPLFIGWLSDRLSGRYGLDSIRYALAYSMIFCVWGQVHWYLAARAMPGDIVEKTATKKPRDFCAVGGDEDGGRAGRDLEGGGGGFYGSLGGGSSAGAGRRRGGAGDDTPKASARRGSDLGFGVFSTLSIRIGDEPRERRGGTHYGSV, encoded by the coding sequence ATGGGAGAGGACGAGGGGGCGGGCCTCGTCGGGGATGGAAAGGGCGGTGGAGATGACTTCAAGACGTGTTACCCGAACAAGTGGTACCGTCGATACGTCCTCTTCCTGCTCTTCCTCATCGCCACGCTGCAGACCACCGACCGGAACATCCCGGCGATCTTGCTGCCCAAGATTTCTCCCGAGTTTAAcatgacggacgcggacgcgggcatgctcaacggcgccgcgttcgtgcTCATctacgcgctcgcgacgattCCATTGGCACGCATAGCGGACATGTGCGGGCGCAAGTACCTCCTCGCGGGCTCGCTCATCGTCTGGTCCGCGCTCACGTCCCTCAGCGGGCTGTCGCAGAACACCACGCAGCTGTGCTTCCTGCGCGTCGGGATCGGGCTGGGAGAGGCGGGGtgcacgcccgcggcgcagtCGCTCATCGCGGTCATGTACGGCCCGGGCGAGCGAGCCAGCGCGATGGCCATGCAGCAGCTCGGCCTCGCGgtgggcaccgcggcggccaactTCATCGGGGGCATGCTCATCGACTCGCTGGGCTGGAGGGGGGTGTTCGGGGTGCTGGGTATCCCGGGGTtggtgctcgccgcgttgatcgtcgcgacgctcgaagACCCGCCGGTGGAACAGTCCATGGGCAGGTACCAGAGCGTTCCGGGGTCGCccggcggtgagtcaccgggggGTTCGAAGGCTAATaagccgtccgcggcggctgccgcggcgacgttgacCTCGGGCGCGTTTTGGGCGGAGATGTGGCGGGGCGTCAAGGACACGTTCGAGcacctgcggcggcgcgcgacgttTATACACCTGTCCATCGGCGTGATGATCCAAGTGGGCGTGGGACTGAGCATCATGGCGTTCCTGCCGATATTCCTGGTGAGATCTCACGAGATGACGATTAAGAGCGCGGGGCTGTCCATGTCCATGGTGGGCGGGGTTTTCGGCGCGATCGGCATCGTCACCGGAGGTATCGTGGGCGACTGGCTGGTTCAGGCGAGCGGAGACCAGCGGTGGATGCTGTGGTTCATCCTGATCTGCAacgtcatcgcggcgcccctGATGGTCGTCGCGGTGCTCGTGAAGTCCCGGACCGATTCCATCTACCTCTCCGCGGTTGTCGTGGCGCTCTTCATGGTGATGGTCggcccgcccggcgccatcgTGCAGTCGCTGGTGCCCAACCACatgcgcgccaccgcggcggggttcttcggcgtcctcgccaacctcgtgGGCGGCTCGGTCGGCCCGCTGTTCATCGGCTGGCTGTCCGACAGGCTCTCCGGACGGTACGGATTGGACTCGATCAGGTACGCTCTGGCGTACTCCATGATCTTCTGCGTGTGGGGACAGGTGCACTggtacctcgccgcgagggccatGCCGGGGGACATAGTGGagaagacggcgacgaagaagccGCGGGACTTCTGCGcggtcgggggcgacgaggacgggggcCGGGCGGGCCGGGatctcgagggcggcggcggcggcttttacggcagcctcggcggcggctcgtcggccggggcggggcggcgacggggcggggcgggggacgacacgccgaaggcgtcggcgcgacgcgggagcgaTCTCGGGTTCGGCGTGTTCAGCACGCTCAGCATCAGGATCGGGGACGAGCCCCGGGAGAGGCGGGGCGGGACGCATTACGGCTCGGTGTGA